One Archangium lipolyticum DNA segment encodes these proteins:
- a CDS encoding efflux RND transporter permease subunit produces the protein MNHLIRWSIDNRLLVVAACVLLLVLGVETARKMPVDVFPDLTAPTVTVLTEAHGLAPEEVETLVTFPIETSVNGATGVRRVRSASGVGISIVWVEFDWGTDIYTARQVVNEKLQLVASQLPPDVPPPTLAPISSVMGEILFLSVSWNEDALAPDAAGREAQMMEARSAADWVLRKRLLSVAGVSQVVPIGGAVKQYQVLLRPESLQALAVSFEQVAHALRTTNQNSSGGFYVEGGQEYLLRAVGRARGLEDIANTVVTVRGGQPITVGQVADVRVGARPKRGEGSANAKPAVILAVMKQPDANTLELTRRLDAVLDDIQRTLPQGLVINRHIFRQSDFISVAVHNVSVALRDGAILVAVILLVFLMNLRATFISLMAIPLSLVVAVLALAAFGVTLNTMTIGGLTIAIGALVDDAIIDVENVFRRLRENAHLPEAERRSAFEVIYRASVEVRTSIVFATLIIVLVFVPLFFLSGLEGRMLAPLGLAYIVAITASLVVAVTVTPALCAYLLPRARSLGAEEGPVLRWLKVRYQPLLAWALARPKAILAGAGLAFLATLAIIPFLGRAFLPEFNEGTLTLNVVTLPGTSLEESDKLGRRVEQALLALPEVASTSRRTGRAELDEHAQDVNAAELDVSLDLSKGDRSKEELLEAMRKSLAQVPGAIITIGQPLSHRIDHMLSGSRSAIALKLFGDDLEKLRELAEQVKKVAEGTPGAVDVSIEQQVDIPELEIRTDRDAVARYGLTTGEVAEAVERAFAGQTVGSVLEGQRAVDLVVRLDDASRADLEAIASTLIDTPAGPRIPLKMLASLTRETGPNTISREGVQRKMVVQANVAGRDLSSVVDELKARVAREMTFPEGYYIVYGGQFESAEEAARGIILLSGGVVVGIFLLLVVAFASVRNALLTLINLPLALIGGVVAVALTSGVVSVASLVGFITLFGIATRNGILMVSHFEHLMTEEGKSLPDAVAQGSMERLAPILMTALSAGLALVPLVIAGHEAGNEIQAPMGVVILGGLLTSTFLNMLVVPVLFQLFGRGVERN, from the coding sequence ATGAATCACCTCATCCGCTGGTCCATCGACAACCGCCTGCTGGTCGTGGCGGCCTGCGTGCTGCTGCTCGTGCTGGGGGTGGAGACCGCCCGGAAGATGCCGGTGGACGTCTTTCCGGATCTCACCGCCCCCACCGTCACCGTCCTCACCGAGGCGCATGGACTGGCGCCCGAGGAGGTGGAAACACTCGTCACCTTCCCCATCGAGACGTCGGTGAATGGCGCCACGGGCGTGCGCCGGGTGCGCTCGGCGTCCGGGGTGGGCATCTCCATCGTCTGGGTGGAGTTCGACTGGGGCACGGACATCTACACCGCGCGGCAGGTGGTGAACGAGAAGCTGCAGCTCGTCGCCTCGCAGCTGCCGCCGGACGTACCGCCGCCCACGCTGGCGCCCATCTCCTCGGTGATGGGGGAGATCCTCTTCCTGTCCGTCTCCTGGAACGAGGACGCGCTGGCGCCGGACGCGGCGGGGCGCGAGGCCCAGATGATGGAGGCGAGGAGCGCGGCGGACTGGGTGCTGCGCAAGCGCCTGCTGTCGGTGGCGGGCGTCTCCCAGGTCGTCCCCATCGGCGGAGCGGTGAAGCAGTACCAGGTGCTGCTGCGGCCCGAGTCGCTCCAGGCGCTCGCCGTCAGCTTCGAGCAGGTGGCGCACGCGCTTCGGACGACGAACCAGAACTCCTCGGGTGGCTTCTACGTGGAGGGCGGACAGGAGTACCTGCTGCGGGCCGTGGGACGGGCGCGGGGGTTGGAGGACATCGCCAACACGGTCGTCACCGTGCGCGGGGGCCAGCCCATCACCGTGGGACAGGTGGCGGACGTGAGGGTGGGCGCCAGACCCAAGCGCGGAGAAGGAAGCGCCAACGCGAAGCCCGCCGTCATCCTCGCGGTGATGAAGCAGCCGGATGCCAACACGCTGGAGCTCACCCGGCGGCTGGACGCGGTGCTCGACGACATCCAGCGCACGCTGCCCCAGGGGCTGGTCATCAACCGCCACATCTTCCGGCAGTCGGACTTCATCTCGGTGGCGGTGCACAACGTGTCCGTGGCGCTGCGCGACGGCGCCATCCTGGTGGCCGTCATCCTGCTCGTCTTCCTGATGAACTTGCGGGCGACGTTCATCTCGCTCATGGCCATTCCGCTGTCGCTGGTGGTGGCGGTACTGGCGCTCGCGGCGTTCGGCGTCACGCTCAACACCATGACCATTGGCGGGCTGACCATCGCCATCGGGGCGCTGGTGGACGACGCCATCATCGACGTGGAGAACGTCTTCCGGCGCCTGCGGGAGAACGCGCACCTGCCCGAGGCGGAGCGCCGGTCCGCCTTCGAGGTCATCTACCGGGCCTCGGTGGAGGTCCGCACCTCCATCGTCTTCGCCACGCTCATCATCGTCCTCGTCTTCGTGCCGCTCTTCTTCCTCTCGGGCCTGGAGGGACGGATGCTGGCGCCCCTGGGGCTGGCGTACATCGTGGCCATCACCGCGTCACTGGTGGTAGCGGTGACGGTCACACCTGCCCTGTGCGCGTACCTGCTGCCCCGGGCGCGCTCACTGGGTGCCGAAGAGGGGCCGGTGCTGCGCTGGCTGAAGGTGCGCTACCAGCCACTGCTCGCGTGGGCGCTGGCGCGGCCGAAGGCCATCCTGGCCGGGGCCGGACTGGCCTTCCTGGCCACGCTCGCCATCATCCCCTTCCTCGGACGCGCCTTCCTGCCCGAGTTCAACGAGGGGACGCTCACCCTCAACGTCGTCACCCTGCCGGGCACGTCGCTGGAGGAGTCGGACAAGCTGGGCCGGCGGGTGGAGCAGGCGCTGCTGGCCCTCCCCGAGGTGGCCTCCACCTCCCGGCGCACGGGCCGCGCGGAGCTGGACGAGCACGCCCAGGACGTCAACGCGGCGGAGCTCGACGTGAGCCTGGATCTGTCGAAGGGGGACCGGAGCAAGGAGGAGTTGCTGGAGGCGATGCGCAAGTCGCTCGCCCAGGTGCCGGGGGCGATCATCACCATCGGCCAGCCGCTGTCGCACCGTATCGACCACATGCTCTCGGGCTCCCGATCGGCCATCGCGCTGAAGCTCTTCGGGGACGACCTGGAGAAGCTGCGGGAGCTGGCCGAGCAGGTGAAGAAGGTGGCCGAGGGAACCCCGGGCGCGGTGGACGTCTCCATCGAGCAGCAGGTGGACATCCCGGAGCTGGAGATCCGCACCGACCGGGACGCGGTGGCGCGCTACGGCCTCACCACGGGCGAGGTGGCCGAGGCGGTGGAGCGGGCCTTCGCCGGGCAGACGGTGGGCTCGGTGCTGGAGGGCCAGCGGGCGGTGGACCTGGTGGTGCGCCTGGACGACGCCTCCCGGGCGGACCTGGAGGCCATCGCCTCCACGCTCATCGACACGCCCGCGGGGCCGCGCATTCCGCTGAAGATGCTGGCGAGCCTCACGCGCGAGACCGGCCCCAACACCATCAGCCGCGAGGGCGTGCAGCGCAAGATGGTGGTGCAGGCCAACGTGGCGGGGAGGGATTTGTCCTCGGTGGTGGACGAGCTGAAGGCCCGCGTGGCCCGCGAAATGACGTTCCCCGAGGGGTACTACATCGTCTATGGCGGGCAGTTCGAAAGTGCCGAGGAGGCGGCCCGTGGCATCATCCTGCTCAGTGGTGGGGTGGTGGTGGGCATCTTCCTGCTGCTGGTGGTGGCCTTCGCGTCGGTGCGCAACGCGCTCCTCACCCTCATCAACCTGCCGCTGGCGCTCATCGGCGGAGTGGTGGCGGTGGCGCTCACCTCCGGCGTGGTGAGCGTGGCCTCGCTGGTGGGCTTCATCACCTTGTTCGGCATCGCCACGCGCAACGGCATCCTCATGGTGAGCCACTTCGAGCACCTGATGACGGAGGAAGGAAAGAGCCTCCCCGACGCCGTGGCGCAGGGCTCGATGGAGCGCCTGGCCCCCATCCTCATGACGGCGCTGTCGGCGGGGCTCGCGCTGGTGCCGCTCGTCATCGCCGGGCACGAGGCGGGCAACGAGATCCAGGCCCCCATGGGCGTGGTCATCCTGGGCGGGCTGCTCACCTCCACCTTCCTCAACATGCTGGTGGTGCCGGTGCTCTTCCAGCTCTTCGGCCGCGGCGTCGAACGGAACTGA
- a CDS encoding efflux RND transporter periplasmic adaptor subunit, giving the protein MSRPLLLVLALACTLACKRAPSDHEHGPGQDHEHGAAPASEPERPGQTVTVYQDGLELFMEYPALVVGQPSPLVAHFTDARDPNGFRVVTKGRVTATLRYADGTEERFVADKLLRDGIFKPVVQPTRAGEGTLTLRLEGEQVSGTVEAGKVVVYPTVAAAVAAAPPEETGEATVPFLKEQQWKTQYATAPAEPRVLQGGVRANGELKPVAGQSAELSAPVAGRISVGDKVAHLGQRVRKGEVLVRLVPTSSASGTDLASVEMEAARARAELGLAEREVKRAEEMFAGKAIPEKQLDAARVAREVAAARVAATERQLALYRSTQSGGAGPSGAAFELRSPLDGVVSFADVIPGAVVEAGRLLVSVVNPERLWLEARVFEADAPKVERSPGASFSVAGFEHEFSVDEKTGRRVAVGSVVDRATRTVPVIFELPNPDGVLKPGMFAKVTLYTGQTIRGVAIPESALVDDNGRPTVFVMDGGESFFKRAVRPGVRSGGYVQVLEGVKEGERVVSRGAYELKLSTATGAIPEHGHQH; this is encoded by the coding sequence ACCGTCACCGTCTACCAGGACGGCCTGGAGCTCTTCATGGAGTACCCGGCGCTCGTGGTGGGCCAGCCCTCTCCCCTGGTGGCCCACTTCACCGACGCGCGAGATCCGAACGGCTTCCGCGTGGTGACGAAGGGGCGCGTGACGGCCACGCTTCGCTACGCGGACGGCACGGAGGAGCGCTTCGTGGCCGACAAGCTCCTGCGTGACGGCATCTTCAAGCCGGTGGTGCAACCCACCCGGGCGGGAGAGGGCACGCTCACCCTGCGGCTCGAGGGAGAGCAGGTGTCGGGCACGGTGGAGGCGGGCAAGGTGGTGGTGTACCCCACCGTGGCCGCGGCGGTGGCCGCCGCGCCTCCCGAGGAGACGGGTGAGGCCACCGTGCCCTTCCTCAAGGAGCAGCAGTGGAAGACGCAGTACGCGACGGCGCCGGCCGAGCCGCGTGTCCTCCAGGGAGGGGTGCGCGCCAACGGTGAGCTGAAGCCGGTGGCGGGCCAGTCGGCGGAGCTGTCGGCTCCGGTGGCCGGGCGCATCTCCGTGGGAGACAAGGTGGCGCACCTGGGGCAGCGCGTGCGCAAGGGCGAGGTGCTCGTGCGGCTGGTGCCCACCAGCTCGGCGAGCGGCACGGACCTGGCCTCCGTGGAGATGGAGGCGGCGCGCGCCCGGGCGGAGCTGGGCCTGGCGGAGCGGGAGGTGAAGCGCGCGGAGGAGATGTTCGCGGGCAAGGCCATCCCCGAGAAGCAGCTCGACGCGGCCCGGGTGGCGCGCGAGGTGGCGGCGGCGCGAGTGGCGGCCACCGAGCGACAGCTCGCGCTCTACCGCAGCACCCAGAGCGGAGGAGCGGGCCCCAGCGGCGCGGCGTTCGAGCTGCGCTCCCCCCTGGACGGGGTGGTGTCCTTCGCGGACGTGATCCCCGGAGCGGTGGTGGAGGCGGGAAGGCTGCTCGTCTCGGTCGTCAACCCCGAGCGGCTCTGGCTGGAGGCGCGCGTGTTCGAGGCGGACGCGCCCAAGGTGGAGCGCTCGCCCGGGGCGTCCTTCTCCGTGGCGGGCTTCGAGCACGAGTTCTCCGTGGACGAGAAGACGGGGCGCCGCGTCGCGGTGGGCTCGGTGGTGGACCGGGCGACGCGCACGGTGCCTGTCATCTTCGAGCTGCCCAACCCGGACGGCGTCCTCAAGCCGGGCATGTTCGCCAAGGTGACGCTCTACACGGGACAGACGATCCGAGGAGTGGCCATCCCCGAGTCGGCCCTGGTGGACGACAACGGCAGGCCCACGGTCTTCGTGATGGACGGAGGAGAGTCCTTCTTCAAGCGGGCGGTCCGGCCAGGCGTGCGCTCCGGCGGCTACGTGCAGGTGCTCGAGGGTGTGAAGGAAGGCGAGCGGGTCGTGTCCCGGGGCGCCTACGAGCTCAAGCTGTCCACCGCCACGGGGGCCATCCCCGAGCACGGCCACCAGCACTGA